One genomic region from Uloborus diversus isolate 005 chromosome 2, Udiv.v.3.1, whole genome shotgun sequence encodes:
- the LOC129216470 gene encoding uncharacterized protein LOC129216470 — MIKIKDVMGGYQDCRALIDCGSQNSLISEDCFQQLGLNSATCNCTIKGIGNSITSQSSKMVKLEFTPYFNSNKFFMDALVVKNLTIDLPNCNMTNVNWPHFKSLKLADPQFHISRPVDIIIGADVFLDLIEGEQIKNKHNAPGALDSKLGWLLMGKVSSYSPKSKSYTFHHDVNQELDLTLQKFWELDSIPNEDKDNLNSEEITCEQFYENTTKRDISGKYTVKLPFKREIDLGESRTKAVSRFLSQEKKFEKDKILAERYKGFMQEYIALNHMELVPENEKLNSKSFYMPHHGVIREQSTTTKLRVVFDASAKSSENISLNDILHKGPKLQLDLSFVLMNFRTHSIALTADIEKMFRMITVSKEDCDFQRIIWRTDSTSEIKDYRLLTVTYGTACAPYLAVKTIQQLAADEQSLFPKAAEIVKTDFYMDDLLTGADSTSEARNIVLEMNELMKKGGFTLRKWLSNDPKVIEFLPEDLKATIYPKELGEEHSIKVLGIEWDPITDYFRMQIKSPSELMGNLPKERVIPARAFSKCGLDFAGPVITKPNLKRWSQEFLTEMQERCKWRKATSNVKVGQLVLLREDNRPPLHWCLARITKVYPGDDGLVRVVDVKTSSAVYKRSITKIVALPYEEFNFGFSSNAGEHGESPPRNAN; from the exons atgattaaaataaaagatgttatgGGTGGTTATCAGGACTGTAGAGCTCTTATCGACTGTGGGTCTCAAAATTCTCTAATATCGGAAGATTGTTTTCAGCAGTTGGGTCTTAATTCAGCTACTTGTAATTGCACCATAAAGGGAATAGGAAACTCAATCACAAGTCAATCGagtaaaatggtaaaattagAATTCACACCctatttcaattcaaataaattcTTTATGGATGCATTGGTTGTTAAAAACCTAACTATTGATTTACCCAACTGCAATATGACCAATGTAAATTGgcctcattttaaaagtttaaaactagCAGATCCGCAGTTCCACATTTCCAGACCAGTGGACATAATAATCGGTGCTGATGTTTTTCTAGACCTGATAGAAggtgaacaaataaaaaacaaacataatgCTCCGGGTGCATTAGATTCTAAATTGGGTTGGTTGCTGATGGGAAAGGTTTCATCATATTCTCCAAAATCTAAAAGTTACACATTTCATCATGATGTAAATCAAGAATTGGATTTAACCCTCCAAAAGTTCTGGGAGTTGGATTCAATTCCAAACGAAGACAAGGACAATTTAAACAGCGAGGAAATTACATGCGAACAATTCTACGAAAACACAACTAAACGGGATATTAGTGGAAAATATACAGTAAAGTTACCTTTTAAGAGGGAAATTGACTTGGGCGAGTCCAGGACTAAAGCCGTTTCGAGGTTTCTATCtcaagaaaagaaatttgaaaaagacaaaattcTTGCTGAACGTTACAAGGGTTTTATGCAAGAATACATAGCTTTAAATCACATGGAGTTAGTACCCGAAAATGAAAAGCTAAATTCTAAATCTTTTTACATGCCTCATCATGGTGTGATTCGAGAGCAAAGCACAACTACTAAACTTAGAGTAGTATTCGATGCTTCTGCAAAATCGTCAGAAAACATATCCCTAAACGATATTCTACACAAGGGTCCTAAACTTCAGTTAGATTTAAGTTTTGTTCTAATGAATTTCAGAACTCATTCAATCGCACTAACCGCGGATATTGAGAAAATGTTTAGAATGATAACAGTGTCTAAGGAAGATTGTGACTTCCAAAGAATTATTTGGCGAACCGATTCAACTAGTGAAATCAAAGATTACAGGCTTTTAACAGTCACATACGGCACTGCATGTGCACCTTATTTAGCAGTAAAGACTATTCAGCAACTTGCTGCAGATGAGCAATCTTTATTCCCTAAAGCTGCAGAAATCGTAAAAACAGATTTCTATATGGATGATCTACTTACAGGCGCGGATTCAACATCAGAGGCTCGAAATATCGTCcttgaaatgaatgaattaatgaaaaaagGTGGGTTTACTTTGCGTAAGTGGTTATCAAATGACCCGAAGGTAATAGAATTCTTGCCCGAAGACTTAAAAGCGACTATTTATCCTAAAGAACTGGGGGAAGAACACTCTATTAAGGTACTGGGTATTGAGTGGGATCCTATCACAGATTACTTTAGAATGCAAATCAAGTCACCAAGCGAA CTAATGGGAAACTTACCCAAAGAAAGGGTAATTCCTGCTCGAGCCTTCTCAAAATGTGGATTAGATTTCGCTGGTCCAGTAATTACAAAACCGAATCTTAAGCG ATGGTCTCAAGAGTTCCTAACAGAGATGCAAGAGAGATGCAAGTGGCGTAAGGCGACTTCAAACGTCAAAGTGGGTCAACTGGTGCTGCTGAGGGAGGACAACCGGCCGCCTCTGCATTGGTGTCTCGCCCGAATAACTAAAGTCTACCCTGGAGATGATGGTTTAGTGCGAGTCGTCGACGTGAAAACCTCATCGGCTGTCTACAAACGATCAATTACGAAAATAGTGGCCTTGCcgtatgaagaatttaattttggattttCATCCAACGCGGGGGAGCATGGAGAGTCTCCGCCCCGAAATGCAAATTAG